In Candida orthopsilosis Co 90-125, chromosome 4 draft sequence, the genomic stretch GCAACAATCCAATGGAATCCTGATGTTTTCGAGCTGGTAGTCTTGGCGGAGCCTCTTCATCAACCGTTGACCTACGAGGTAAAGCCGGTGGTACTTCCTCCTCTAGTTCGTCTCGCCTTCTTGGCAACGGAGGAGCAAAATCGTCATCTCTGGCACTTTTAGACCTATTAAACTTGAGATCTGGTGCTGAAATCTGGTACAGTGATCCAATGATAGATGATCGATAAGTGCTTTCACCCTTGACAGGTGAGGAACTATTCAGCCTTGATCTCAACTCATCAATATTGCGTTGCAAATTTCTCTGTCTTTGACGATCCTCTTTGAGTCTTTCCTGAGACAATTGTGATAGACTTGATAAAAAGTCATCCACTTTTTTAGACGAGGGTGAAACTTCAGTCATCGGGTTGTTGCTCTATGGATGTCGATAATCAGCGAAATGAAAAACGAATCGAAGTTCGCGCGGCTTTGAACTTCGTTTTTTTATTGACGATCTATTTAGAGTCTATAGGTTTCTTATACACAATCTCAAAGTGGGAGATATTGAATAAAGAAGCTTCATCCTTGAGCCATTCTTCCCATGTtgaaatgatttgattactAATCTCTTCATTTTTCCTTTCATCATTGGGATAGATGACTTCTCCTCCGTTTTTGATTCTATTGTTTGTCAACTCAACCCATTGTTTTTTAGAATTGATATCATCAGCTAACAACCAATAAGATTTCGAAGTTGTGATCTGATCCGACTTGTAACCGGCTTTAATGGCTTTCTCTCTCAATGTTCTACCTGCTTTGGTATCAGTGGAGATCGCATTTTTggctttttcaacaaagtaaTCTCGAAGTAGTTGGTACTTTTCCGGAGATGCAATAATCGATTCCAAATCGGCATCTTTTACAGCAACATACCCATCTGGTTTGGCGACTCTTGCTAACTCTTGCAAACCTTTAACTGGATCTTGTAAATGAATAATTACTTGGTGAGCAAAtaccaaatcaaaactatTGTCATCGAATGGTAATTCATAAATTGATCCTGCTTGAAACTTCACATTATTCAAAGAGGGTGCCACAGTGTTTTTGTATTCATTTGCAGTATCAATCAACTCTTGTGTTGGCTCAACCCCCACTACCGAACCATTTTCGTTAAGGTAATTTTTTGCTAAATCAACTGTAATCAGGCCGGGACCACAGCCGACATCCAATACCTTGAAATCGGGCTTAAGTACTgtggtgatgaatttggTGGAGTTGTCCACAGTTCTCCATGCGTGTGTATCAGACACAGATTTCTTAAAACCTTTGCTGTAATATACTTGATCGTTTGTCATTATTGAAGAGTGTTTTGTGAGAAAAAGTGTACTTGAGGCTTGAAATTAAGGTGGAAGGATCTCTACTTGTATATTACTGCCAATGTTGATTTGACGTCAGGCAATATTTAAATTAATCCCGAGCAGTTACCCTTTTGAGAGTTTCACCGAACATAAATTTGACgtacaaaaaaataaagtaaTAACTCACAAAACTTCATCTGATTTTTGCTGAACCTCATACGTCATTAGTATTCTTATGTATTTCATACAATCTATTTTGAATCCACGGCCTTCTTGTAAATAATCTCAAAATGGGAAATATCGAATAAAGaagtttcatcatcaatccATTCATgccatttttcaattgcttcattGCACATTTCCTCATTCTTTTTAACGTCTTTCGTAAACAAAATTTCCCCACCAGTTTTGATTCTATTTATAGCCAACTCTGCCCATTGTTTCTTACGCTCATGGTCATCAGCTAATAACCAATAAGATTGGGTAGTGGTGATGTTTTCGGGCTCATATCCTGCCTTGATAGCCTTTTCTCTCAATGTTCTACCAGCTTTTATGTCAGTCGAAATGGCGTTCTTGGCTTTTTGAACATAATACTCTTTCAAGATGGCATATTTTTCTGGAGATGTAATAATTGAATCTAAATCGGCATCTTTTACTGCAACGTATCCACCTGGTTTTGTTACTCTTGCAAGTTCCTTCAATCCCTTTACTGGGTCTTGTAAATGAATAACAACTTGATGTGAATGGAC encodes the following:
- a CDS encoding methyltransferase, translated to MSNDQAYYGRGFKKSIADTHSWRTVDNSSKFITPVLKPDFKVLDVGSGPGSITIDLAKNYLTSGGSVIGVEPTQELIDTANNLKESTEPSLDNVNFQLGSIYELPFEDNTFDLVHSHQVVIHLQDPVKGLKELARVTKPGGYVAVKDADLDSIITSPEKYAILKEYYVQKAKNAISTDIKAGRTLREKAIKAGYEPENITTTQSYWLLADDHERKKQWAELAINRIKTGGEILFTKDVKKNEEMCNEAIEKWHEWIDDETSLFDISHFEIIYKKAVDSK